From Permianibacter aggregans, a single genomic window includes:
- a CDS encoding acyltransferase yields MLSFLPGPIRGTLALLLHSLNTLLCCVPLFTLAVLKLLLPIRPARNVLNRLLDGIAVLWIAINGGIHRLTQKRRWHIEGLETLKKRDWYLVLANHQSWADIFVLQNIFNNRIPFMKFFLKQELIWVPVIGLAWWALDFPFMQRFSKSYLAKHPEMKGKDMETTRKACAKFKHMPVSIMNFVEGTRFTPSKHARQQSPFKHLLKPKAGGAGFVMTAMGEQIHKVLDVTIAYPQQARSFWDFLCGKITDVHVHVRSIPVTPELIGNYEDDAAYRVRFQAWLNQLWQEKDLRIEQMLAKTAA; encoded by the coding sequence ATGCTGAGTTTTCTGCCTGGCCCAATTCGCGGCACCTTAGCCTTGTTACTGCATTCGCTGAATACCCTGCTTTGCTGTGTGCCGCTGTTTACGCTTGCCGTTCTGAAACTGTTGTTGCCGATCCGGCCAGCGCGCAATGTGTTGAACCGTCTGCTCGATGGCATTGCGGTGTTGTGGATTGCGATCAATGGCGGCATACACCGCCTGACCCAGAAGCGGCGCTGGCATATCGAAGGCTTGGAAACCCTGAAAAAACGTGACTGGTATCTGGTGCTGGCCAATCATCAGAGCTGGGCCGATATTTTTGTGCTGCAGAATATTTTCAACAACCGCATTCCGTTCATGAAGTTTTTCCTGAAACAGGAACTGATTTGGGTTCCGGTCATTGGTCTTGCCTGGTGGGCGCTGGATTTCCCGTTCATGCAGCGCTTCAGCAAGAGTTATCTGGCCAAGCACCCAGAAATGAAAGGCAAGGATATGGAAACGACGCGCAAAGCCTGCGCCAAGTTCAAGCATATGCCGGTGTCGATCATGAACTTTGTCGAAGGCACGCGCTTCACGCCCAGCAAACATGCACGTCAGCAATCGCCGTTCAAGCATTTATTGAAGCCGAAAGCCGGTGGTGCCGGCTTTGTCATGACCGCGATGGGCGAACAGATTCATAAAGTGCTCGATGTCACGATTGCCTATCCACAACAGGCGCGCAGTTTCTGGGATTTTCTCTGCGGCAAGATCACCGATGTTCACGTTCATGTGCGCAGCATTCCGGTCACACCGGAATTAATCGGTAACTATGAGGACGATGCTGCCTACCGGGTACGTTTTCAGGCGTGGTTGAATCAGTTATGGCAGGAAAAGGATCTACGGATTGAGCAGATGTTGGCGAAAACGGCAGCCTGA
- a CDS encoding AmpG family muropeptide MFS transporter — protein MNQPAKQPYRGLAGIRRAFATPSALTMLFFGFGSGLPFLLVGGTLSTWLRDAGLSLGVIGLISYAGFFYVLKFLWAPLIDRFALPLLGRRRGWLFVSQLLLAAALGGMATLNPNTSTEMLVALVALASLAGATQDIVVDAYRIEIAPVEAQGALAATYTLGYRFGLILSGAVALYLAELFGWSTAYWCMALAMLLPLIAVLFCREPELNAQFVNRDHDVMTAFIGPFKSFFSHYGWALALALLVFVGLFKFPDQMIGVLAGPFYLDSGYSKADIATVSKIYGIWAGIAGAFLGGVCVAAFGIRWLLLVAAIAVALSNLAFLLMAYYPSEQWAFFAAITADNVSQGFAGVVLIAFMSSLTQRHFTATQYALLVSLANLPGKFVGGISGFIVEASSYQAYFLFSALSVVPTLLLLIWLWPRIEITGRSS, from the coding sequence ATGAATCAACCAGCCAAACAACCTTACCGCGGTCTCGCTGGCATTCGGCGCGCGTTTGCGACACCATCGGCGCTGACGATGCTGTTTTTCGGTTTCGGCAGCGGCCTGCCGTTTCTGCTGGTAGGTGGCACGTTATCGACCTGGTTGCGCGATGCCGGTTTGTCACTCGGCGTCATTGGTTTGATCAGCTACGCCGGTTTTTTTTATGTACTGAAGTTTTTATGGGCACCATTGATTGACCGGTTTGCTCTACCGCTGCTGGGTCGACGGCGCGGTTGGCTGTTTGTTTCACAATTGCTACTCGCTGCAGCGCTTGGCGGCATGGCAACACTGAATCCGAATACATCGACGGAAATGCTGGTGGCCTTGGTAGCATTGGCCTCATTGGCTGGTGCAACTCAGGATATCGTCGTTGATGCCTACCGGATTGAAATTGCACCGGTGGAAGCGCAAGGCGCGTTGGCGGCAACGTATACACTCGGTTATCGCTTCGGTTTGATACTGTCTGGTGCTGTAGCGTTATATTTGGCCGAGTTATTTGGTTGGTCGACGGCGTACTGGTGCATGGCACTGGCGATGTTGTTACCGTTGATTGCCGTGCTCTTTTGTCGCGAACCCGAACTCAACGCACAGTTCGTCAACCGTGACCATGATGTCATGACAGCATTTATTGGACCGTTCAAAAGCTTTTTCAGTCACTACGGCTGGGCGTTGGCTTTGGCGCTGCTGGTGTTTGTCGGGCTGTTCAAATTTCCCGATCAGATGATCGGCGTGTTGGCCGGGCCGTTTTATCTGGATTCTGGCTACAGCAAGGCCGATATCGCCACGGTGTCGAAAATTTACGGCATTTGGGCCGGCATTGCCGGAGCGTTCCTCGGTGGTGTTTGTGTCGCGGCCTTTGGCATACGTTGGTTGTTGCTGGTCGCTGCGATAGCCGTAGCCTTGTCGAATCTGGCGTTTTTGTTGATGGCCTATTATCCCAGTGAACAATGGGCTTTCTTCGCTGCGATTACCGCTGACAATGTTTCACAAGGTTTTGCCGGTGTCGTGCTGATTGCCTTTATGTCGAGCCTGACGCAACGCCATTTCACCGCGACGCAATATGCGTTGCTGGTATCGCTGGCCAATTTACCGGGTAAATTCGTTGGCGGTATTTCCGGTTTTATTGTTGAAGCCAGCAGTTATCAGGCCTACTTTTTGTTTAGCGCCTTGTCGGTGGTGCCGACATTGTTGCTGCTCATCTGGCTATGGCCACGAATCGAGATTACCGGCCGTAGTTCATAG
- the cysS gene encoding cysteine--tRNA ligase codes for MLQIYNTLTRQKEQFKPLQPGKVGMYVCGVTTYDYCHIGHARTYISFDVVARYLRFSGYQVLFVRNITDIDDKIIKRANEQQVGFEVIVDTYVKAMHDDFAALDILPPDVEPRATTTIEGIIAITEQLIARNMAYATADGDVYYRVKKFPEYGRLSGQSLDDLMSGARVEVGEQKENPLDFALWKSAKPNEPSWDSPWGKGRPGWHIECSAMSKACLGNTFDIHGGGSDLQFPHHENEIAQSEGANGCQFVRYWMHSGMVQVDAVKMSKSLGNFFTIRDVLKAYSAEVIRFFLLSGHYRSQLNYSQDNLDAAKNALARLYTALRGLPVTSKLAGESYETRFREAMDDDFNVPEAIAVLFDLVREINRLRANDEHAAAEHAAMFRRLAAVLGICQSDPESFFKQGSDDEAEEIEALIAERLAAKKAKNFARADEIRKELSECGIVLEDSATGTTWKRV; via the coding sequence ATGTTACAGATTTACAACACGCTGACCCGCCAAAAAGAACAGTTCAAACCGCTGCAACCGGGCAAAGTCGGCATGTATGTCTGCGGTGTCACGACTTACGATTACTGCCATATCGGTCATGCCCGTACCTATATTTCGTTTGATGTTGTCGCCCGTTACCTGCGGTTCAGTGGCTACCAAGTGCTGTTTGTCCGCAACATTACTGATATCGACGACAAGATCATCAAGCGCGCCAATGAACAACAAGTTGGTTTCGAGGTCATCGTCGATACCTATGTCAAAGCGATGCATGATGATTTCGCTGCGCTCGATATTCTGCCGCCCGATGTCGAGCCTCGCGCAACGACGACGATCGAAGGCATCATTGCCATTACCGAGCAATTGATTGCTCGCAACATGGCTTACGCGACTGCTGATGGTGATGTCTATTACCGGGTCAAAAAATTTCCTGAGTACGGCCGCCTGAGCGGTCAGAGCCTTGATGATCTGATGTCCGGTGCTCGCGTCGAAGTCGGCGAGCAAAAAGAAAATCCGCTTGATTTCGCCTTATGGAAATCAGCAAAGCCGAACGAGCCGAGCTGGGATTCGCCATGGGGCAAAGGCCGGCCCGGCTGGCATATCGAATGCTCGGCGATGTCGAAAGCCTGCCTCGGCAACACCTTTGATATTCATGGCGGCGGTTCCGATTTGCAGTTTCCGCATCATGAAAATGAAATCGCCCAAAGCGAGGGCGCCAATGGTTGCCAATTTGTTCGCTACTGGATGCACAGCGGTATGGTGCAGGTTGATGCCGTCAAGATGTCGAAGTCGCTCGGTAACTTCTTCACGATTCGCGATGTGTTGAAAGCCTATAGCGCTGAGGTGATTCGTTTTTTCCTGCTGTCCGGTCACTACCGCAGTCAGTTGAATTACAGCCAGGATAATCTCGATGCCGCAAAAAATGCGCTGGCGCGTTTATACACGGCTTTGCGCGGTTTGCCGGTAACGAGTAAGTTGGCTGGCGAGAGCTATGAAACACGGTTCCGCGAAGCGATGGACGATGACTTCAACGTGCCGGAAGCGATTGCCGTGCTGTTTGATCTGGTCCGTGAAATCAACCGGCTACGCGCCAATGACGAGCACGCTGCTGCTGAACACGCCGCGATGTTCCGTCGCTTGGCTGCCGTGCTCGGCATCTGCCAATCCGATCCGGAAAGCTTTTTCAAACAAGGCAGCGACGACGAGGCCGAGGAAATTGAGGCGCTGATTGCCGAGCGACTGGCCGCCAAGAAAGCGAAAAATTTTGCCCGTGCTGATGAGATCCGCAAGGAGCTCAGCGAGTGCGGTATTGTGCTTGAAGATAGCGCAACCGGAACGACCTGGAAGCGGGTTTGA
- a CDS encoding GNAT family N-acetyltransferase encodes MTSVDVHYLQILSLATLKSKALPEKYQDRVQLIEAQRPQPELNRYLYAAVGGDWYWTDRLSWSYQQWLDAISGPNHRTFICYLDGTPAGYFELHKHPQADVEISYFGLLPDAYGLGLGGWLLTRCIQEAFDWGASKVWVHTCTLDHPAAMANYKARGMWHYHTEKEQRDTSQPSPGPWQGANRPRIEPPAR; translated from the coding sequence ATGACTTCCGTCGATGTCCATTATCTGCAAATCCTCTCGCTGGCAACGCTGAAAAGCAAAGCACTGCCGGAAAAATATCAAGACCGTGTTCAGCTGATCGAAGCGCAGCGTCCGCAGCCAGAATTGAATCGTTATTTGTATGCCGCGGTCGGTGGTGACTGGTACTGGACGGATCGCCTGAGTTGGAGCTATCAGCAATGGCTGGACGCGATTTCCGGCCCGAATCATCGGACATTCATCTGTTATCTGGACGGCACGCCAGCGGGTTATTTTGAGTTGCACAAACATCCGCAGGCCGATGTCGAAATCAGTTACTTCGGTTTGCTGCCGGATGCTTACGGTCTTGGTCTGGGTGGTTGGTTGCTGACGCGTTGCATTCAGGAAGCCTTCGATTGGGGCGCCAGCAAGGTGTGGGTCCATACCTGCACGCTCGATCACCCGGCGGCGATGGCTAATTACAAAGCGCGCGGCATGTGGCATTACCACACCGAGAAAGAGCAGCGCGATACCAGCCAACCAAGTCCTGGACCGTGGCAAGGCGCCAACCGTCCACGCATCGAACCGCCGGCTCGATAA
- a CDS encoding UDP-2,3-diacylglucosamine diphosphatase, giving the protein MLTYLISDLHLSPEHESGTALFQQFIKREAAQADCLYVLGDLFEAWVGDDDDDPYLQQIIALFRAFSDAGKALFFMRGNRDFLLGEQFAERTGGSLLADEVVVDMAGQRTLLLHGDQLCTDDTAYQQFRQMVRQSAWQQALLSKPLAERKAIAAEMRRKSRESQQNKAEYIMDINQQALELTMHQHDVRQVIHGHTHRPARHEFSLDGQPATRWVFGDWHESAKILRVDSKIELFDIALNP; this is encoded by the coding sequence ATGCTGACCTACCTGATCTCAGATTTGCATTTGAGCCCGGAGCATGAATCCGGCACCGCGTTGTTCCAGCAATTCATCAAGCGAGAAGCCGCCCAGGCCGATTGCCTGTATGTGCTCGGCGATTTGTTTGAAGCTTGGGTCGGCGATGACGACGATGACCCCTACTTGCAGCAGATCATCGCGCTATTCCGTGCATTCAGTGATGCCGGCAAGGCGCTGTTTTTCATGCGTGGCAACCGCGACTTTCTGCTCGGCGAACAATTCGCCGAGCGCACCGGCGGCTCGCTGCTGGCCGATGAAGTGGTTGTCGACATGGCCGGGCAACGAACACTGCTGCTGCACGGTGATCAACTCTGCACCGACGACACTGCCTATCAGCAATTCCGGCAAATGGTGCGGCAAAGCGCCTGGCAACAAGCTCTGCTCAGCAAACCACTCGCTGAACGCAAGGCGATTGCTGCCGAAATGCGGCGCAAAAGCCGGGAAAGCCAGCAGAACAAGGCGGAGTACATCATGGACATCAACCAGCAGGCACTGGAACTGACGATGCATCAGCATGATGTCCGGCAGGTCATACACGGCCATACCCATCGCCCGGCCCGGCATGAGTTTTCGCTGGATGGTCAGCCGGCAACGCGCTGGGTATTTGGCGACTGGCACGAAAGCGCTAAAATTCTGCGGGTCGACAGCAAGATTGAATTGTTCGATATTGCATTGAACCCGTAA
- a CDS encoding DNA-deoxyinosine glycosylase: MNSFAQKLAGAKAINNHYTKNMNANLSRSFAPVVFDNADTLILGSMPGVPSLQAQQYYANPRNAFWPMIATMAGKPVPAHYQQRLPLLKHLGLALWDVIEECYRPGSLDSAINPDSVVVNDIPALLRQYPSIQRIAFNGRAAEATFKKHWRRTAEPLLAEQQFLLLPSSSPAHASLSFEQKLAEWRQTLQR, translated from the coding sequence GTGAATTCATTCGCACAAAAACTCGCTGGCGCGAAAGCCATCAACAACCACTACACTAAAAATATGAACGCAAACCTGAGCCGGAGCTTTGCTCCGGTCGTTTTCGATAATGCCGATACGCTGATTCTTGGCAGCATGCCGGGCGTGCCGTCATTGCAGGCGCAGCAGTATTACGCCAATCCGCGTAATGCGTTCTGGCCGATGATTGCGACGATGGCCGGAAAGCCTGTGCCAGCGCATTACCAACAGCGATTGCCACTATTGAAGCATTTGGGTTTGGCGTTGTGGGATGTCATTGAAGAATGTTATCGGCCTGGCAGCCTAGATAGCGCGATCAACCCCGATTCGGTGGTCGTCAATGATATTCCGGCGTTACTGCGGCAATATCCTTCGATTCAGCGTATCGCGTTCAATGGCCGCGCGGCGGAAGCGACATTCAAAAAACATTGGCGACGTACCGCTGAGCCGCTGCTGGCCGAACAGCAGTTTTTGTTATTGCCATCATCGAGCCCCGCCCATGCGTCGTTATCGTTCGAGCAAAAACTCGCTGAGTGGCGGCAAACCTTGCAACGCTAA
- a CDS encoding arylesterase, with the protein MRANVPNRFLIALRQLGLMILLFGAAVVHAAEQKIMVLGDSLSAGYGIDPEQGWVILLDQKLRKQYPGWQVINNSISGDTTGNGLARIDGSLALHKPSIVIIELGGNDALRGMPLPLIKQQLRELVERAEKTGAEVYLMEMRIPPNMGKRYTDQFTALYSEVAAETSATLIPFFLNEIAVDKAMMQADGIHPTAQAQPLMMKLVLEALEPKLKNKT; encoded by the coding sequence ATGCGAGCCAACGTTCCCAACCGTTTTCTTATTGCTCTCCGTCAACTGGGCCTGATGATATTGCTGTTCGGTGCCGCCGTCGTGCATGCCGCCGAACAGAAAATCATGGTGCTCGGCGATAGCTTAAGTGCCGGCTACGGTATCGATCCGGAACAGGGTTGGGTGATCCTGCTCGACCAGAAACTGCGCAAGCAGTATCCGGGTTGGCAAGTGATCAACAACAGCATCAGTGGCGACACAACCGGTAATGGACTGGCCCGGATTGATGGTTCACTGGCGCTGCATAAACCATCCATTGTCATTATCGAACTCGGCGGCAATGACGCCCTGCGCGGTATGCCATTACCGTTAATCAAACAGCAATTGCGGGAGCTGGTTGAGCGCGCCGAGAAAACTGGCGCTGAAGTTTATTTGATGGAAATGCGCATTCCACCGAACATGGGTAAACGCTACACCGATCAATTCACGGCGCTGTACAGCGAAGTAGCGGCTGAAACCAGCGCAACGCTGATCCCGTTTTTCCTCAATGAAATCGCTGTCGATAAAGCGATGATGCAGGCCGATGGCATTCACCCAACGGCGCAAGCGCAGCCGCTGATGATGAAACTGGTGCTGGAAGCACTGGAGCCGAAGCTGAAAAACAAGACCTGA
- a CDS encoding PQQ-dependent sugar dehydrogenase codes for MPKLTLIWFSIVLAACGGGGGSNSPAPDPGNGAPPSGLAERPNNSSCIAKVSSGDAVALQTVFSSLPSNNALVGLYQAPNSSEWFYAVHQSGHIYRFANQANVSNKTVFLDVTQRVDFDGESGLLGLAFDPDYANNRRFYIYYTGGDDLTSYLERYTASSDFASVESQSRTVLLTLDQPYGNHNGGQIAFGPDGYLYIGLGDGGFAGDPHENGQNLNALLGKVLRIDVRNGGTSYQIPVDNPFASGGGRAEIFAYGLRNPWRFSFDRATGRLWLADVGQNLWEEINIVENGDNLGWNLTEGDHCYTPNCDKTGLKAPVYEYSHDDGCSVTGGFVYRGSAIAGLQGQYLFSDFCSATLWRLQQNDQQQWQRFTIAPAGGPPAAFAEDSQGEIYLLIYNGTIKKLVAAGSGESVTPAEKLSETGCVSAVDPKQPASGLIPYTINSPFWSDGAEKTRYLGLPNNTTITVQNNGDLLLPAGSVLVKNFSLAGTVFETRLLMHHGSHWQGYSYRWQSDGLDAIRQDSALVADVQGQQWLFPSAAQCQACHTDAANDSLGLTLGQLNKSLLYPSTQINANQLDTWQHIALFSSPLSASQRQQLLPDYRDGQYSLSQRARAYLDSNCAHCHQPGGPTSVAIDLRYATALSATGICDQPPQAGDLGIANARILAPGAPERSTLWQRMQRLDQFRMPPLSSFQVDQQGAGLIRDFIVNTANCS; via the coding sequence ATGCCAAAGCTCACGTTGATCTGGTTCAGTATTGTTCTGGCTGCCTGTGGCGGGGGCGGCGGCAGTAATTCACCCGCGCCCGACCCGGGCAATGGCGCACCGCCTTCGGGTTTGGCTGAGCGACCAAACAACAGTTCTTGTATCGCAAAAGTTTCTTCTGGCGATGCCGTCGCGCTGCAAACGGTGTTCTCGTCACTACCCAGCAACAACGCCTTGGTGGGTTTGTATCAAGCGCCGAACAGCAGCGAATGGTTCTATGCGGTTCATCAAAGCGGGCATATTTATCGCTTTGCCAATCAAGCCAATGTCAGCAACAAAACCGTGTTTCTGGATGTTACACAACGCGTCGATTTTGATGGTGAATCGGGGTTGCTGGGGTTGGCTTTCGATCCGGATTACGCCAACAATCGCCGGTTTTATATTTACTACACCGGCGGTGACGATCTGACCAGTTATCTTGAGCGTTACACGGCTAGCAGCGATTTCGCCAGTGTTGAATCGCAATCACGCACGGTGTTGCTAACGCTTGATCAGCCTTATGGCAATCACAACGGCGGGCAAATTGCCTTTGGTCCCGATGGCTACCTGTATATCGGTCTTGGCGATGGCGGCTTTGCTGGCGACCCGCATGAAAACGGTCAGAATCTCAATGCCTTGCTGGGCAAAGTCTTGCGTATCGATGTGCGTAATGGCGGCACAAGTTATCAAATTCCCGTCGACAATCCATTCGCCAGTGGCGGCGGACGCGCGGAGATTTTCGCCTACGGTTTACGCAACCCCTGGCGCTTCAGCTTTGATCGCGCAACCGGAAGACTCTGGCTGGCCGATGTCGGCCAAAACCTGTGGGAAGAAATCAATATTGTCGAGAACGGTGACAACCTCGGTTGGAACCTGACAGAAGGCGATCATTGCTACACGCCGAACTGCGATAAAACCGGATTGAAAGCACCGGTTTACGAATATTCCCACGACGATGGCTGCTCGGTGACTGGTGGTTTCGTTTATCGCGGCTCTGCGATTGCCGGCTTGCAGGGACAATACCTGTTCTCCGATTTTTGCAGCGCGACGCTGTGGCGGCTGCAACAAAATGATCAGCAGCAATGGCAACGGTTCACGATTGCGCCAGCTGGTGGGCCACCGGCTGCATTTGCCGAAGATAGTCAGGGCGAGATCTATCTGCTGATTTACAACGGTACGATCAAAAAGCTGGTGGCTGCAGGCTCGGGTGAATCGGTAACGCCGGCGGAAAAATTATCGGAAACCGGTTGCGTCAGCGCTGTTGATCCGAAACAACCGGCCAGCGGTTTGATCCCGTACACGATCAACAGCCCGTTCTGGTCGGATGGTGCCGAGAAAACCCGTTATCTTGGATTGCCGAACAACACGACGATAACGGTGCAGAACAATGGTGATTTGCTGTTGCCGGCCGGCAGTGTACTGGTCAAAAACTTTTCTCTGGCCGGCACGGTATTTGAAACGCGTTTGTTGATGCACCATGGCTCACACTGGCAGGGTTACAGCTATCGCTGGCAAAGTGATGGCCTGGATGCAATACGCCAGGACAGCGCGTTAGTTGCCGATGTCCAAGGACAGCAATGGCTGTTTCCTTCGGCGGCGCAATGCCAGGCCTGCCATACTGACGCCGCCAATGATTCGCTCGGACTGACATTGGGGCAGTTGAATAAATCATTGTTGTATCCCAGCACGCAAATCAACGCCAATCAGCTCGACACCTGGCAGCATATTGCCCTGTTCTCATCACCATTGTCCGCCAGTCAGCGTCAGCAGTTGCTGCCGGATTATCGTGATGGTCAATATAGCTTGAGTCAGCGTGCCAGGGCGTATCTGGACAGTAATTGCGCGCACTGCCATCAACCTGGCGGGCCAACCAGTGTCGCGATCGATTTGCGCTATGCAACCGCGCTCAGTGCAACCGGCATCTGCGATCAGCCACCACAGGCTGGTGATCTCGGTATCGCCAACGCCCGCATTCTGGCACCGGGCGCGCCAGAGCGTTCAACGCTATGGCAACGTATGCAGCGGCTGGACCAATTCCGAATGCCGCCACTGAGCTCATTTCAGGTTGATCAGCAGGGGGCCGGTCTTATTCGCGATTTTATTGTGAATACTGCCAACTGCAGCTAG
- a CDS encoding peptidylprolyl isomerase, with translation MLTLHTNMGDITLELNAEKAPITVANFLEYARAGHYDGTIFHRVINGFMIQGGGFEPGMNQKPTNEPIKNEANNGLKNEIGTIAMARTPDPHSASAQFFINVANNDFLNFQNESQQGWGYCVFGKVVDGMDVVNKIKGVKTTRSGYHADVPAEDVVIEKVTISE, from the coding sequence ATGCTGACACTGCACACGAACATGGGTGATATTACGCTGGAACTGAATGCCGAGAAAGCGCCGATCACGGTCGCCAATTTTCTCGAATACGCCCGCGCCGGTCATTACGACGGTACGATTTTTCACCGGGTGATCAACGGTTTCATGATTCAGGGCGGTGGCTTCGAGCCGGGCATGAATCAAAAGCCAACCAACGAACCGATCAAGAACGAGGCCAACAATGGCCTGAAAAACGAGATTGGCACGATTGCGATGGCACGCACACCGGACCCGCATTCAGCCAGTGCCCAGTTTTTCATCAATGTCGCCAACAATGACTTTCTGAATTTCCAGAACGAAAGCCAGCAAGGCTGGGGTTACTGCGTATTCGGCAAAGTCGTCGATGGCATGGATGTCGTCAATAAAATCAAAGGCGTCAAAACCACCCGCTCCGGCTACCACGCCGATGTGCCGGCTGAAGACGTCGTGATCGAAAAAGTGACGATCAGCGAGTAA
- a CDS encoding zinc-binding dehydrogenase yields the protein MMQAERWRQPKAGDLRTLRKESFSLTDLPAGQVRVQVKSVGLNFADIFALTGLYSATPEGAFTPGLEFAGVVEQSEAEDFRQGDRVAGCIRFGAYSSAIDVPAAQLQKLPDQWSFEQGAAFLVQTFTAWYALHHLGAAKKGQLTLIQSVAGGVGLQALKICQALDIPVIGTIGDSSKLAFAQSQGCDDVIIRDKEFVAKLQQAIGQRPLMLVLDAVGGTIQKACFDALAPTGRLVVFGAAEYAPGRHKPQWLKMAWKYLTRPKYDALAMISDNKSVLAFNLIWLWQQQDLFQQLVGEIGSLSLPPPYVGQSFSFDEAPAALEHLRSGKSIGKVVLTLR from the coding sequence ATGATGCAGGCCGAACGCTGGCGGCAACCGAAAGCCGGAGACTTGCGCACGCTGCGCAAGGAAAGCTTTTCGCTGACGGATTTACCGGCCGGACAAGTTCGTGTTCAAGTCAAATCGGTTGGCCTGAATTTCGCCGATATCTTTGCGCTGACCGGATTGTATTCGGCAACGCCGGAAGGCGCGTTCACGCCGGGTCTGGAATTTGCCGGGGTTGTCGAACAAAGCGAGGCCGAAGATTTCCGGCAAGGTGATCGCGTTGCCGGTTGCATCCGTTTCGGCGCCTACAGCAGCGCTATTGATGTGCCGGCAGCGCAGCTGCAAAAGCTGCCCGATCAATGGTCGTTTGAACAAGGCGCTGCATTTCTGGTGCAAACCTTTACCGCTTGGTATGCGCTGCATCATCTAGGCGCGGCAAAAAAAGGCCAGCTAACGTTGATTCAATCGGTTGCTGGTGGTGTCGGTTTGCAAGCGCTGAAAATCTGTCAGGCGCTCGATATTCCCGTGATAGGCACGATTGGCGATAGCAGCAAACTGGCTTTTGCTCAAAGCCAAGGTTGCGATGATGTTATCATTCGCGACAAAGAGTTTGTCGCGAAATTGCAGCAAGCAATCGGTCAACGACCATTAATGCTCGTGCTCGATGCCGTTGGTGGCACCATCCAGAAAGCATGCTTCGACGCGTTGGCGCCAACCGGCAGGCTCGTTGTGTTCGGTGCGGCTGAATATGCGCCGGGCCGGCACAAACCGCAATGGCTGAAAATGGCCTGGAAATACCTGACCCGGCCGAAATACGATGCGCTGGCGATGATCAGCGACAACAAATCGGTGTTGGCGTTCAACCTGATTTGGTTATGGCAACAGCAGGATTTGTTTCAGCAACTGGTAGGCGAAATTGGATCGCTGTCGCTGCCGCCGCCGTATGTCGGCCAATCCTTTTCATTCGACGAAGCGCCGGCCGCACTGGAGCATTTGCGTTCCGGTAAATCGATTGGCAAAGTGGTGCTCACTCTCCGATAA